From Bacteroidota bacterium, the proteins below share one genomic window:
- the ssb gene encoding single-stranded DNA-binding protein yields MNTLRNRVQLIGNLGANPEIRDLSSGKKVARFSLATTDSYRDKEGNQVKETQWHNIIAWNKSAEFAEKYLEKGKRIAIDGKLTTRNWEDTEGKKHYVTEVILNEVMMLDKKE; encoded by the coding sequence ATGAACACACTACGTAACAGAGTACAATTGATCGGAAACTTAGGCGCCAACCCTGAAATCAGGGATTTAAGTAGTGGAAAGAAAGTAGCACGTTTTTCTCTTGCCACCACTGACTCCTATCGCGACAAAGAAGGAAATCAAGTAAAAGAAACCCAATGGCACAATATTATTGCCTGGAACAAATCAGCTGAATTTGCTGAGAAGTATCTTGAAAAAGGAAAAAGAATAGCCATCGATGGTAAACTAACCACACGCAATTGGGAAGATACTGAAGGAAAAAAGCATTATGTCACAGAGGTTATCCTCAATGAAGTGATGATGCTGGATAAAAAAGAATAG
- a CDS encoding ATP-binding protein — translation MEKLYRTFDLKLNASKSNFRRYLYNDIDWNERLISLKGARGVGKTTLLLQHIKENFKINEETLFVSLDDVYFTGNTLIDLAENFYTKGGRHLFLDEVHKYPTWSKEIKNIYDTYPELKIVFTGSSILEIYKGAADLSRRAVSFKLKGLSFREYLKLKYNISFDKIEFKEIIENHTELTDIITKEIHPLKYFKGYLESGYYPYFVEGEKFYSQKVNNTLNLILETDLPSVIGLSYTNIYKIKKLLYILSTTSPYKPNITKLSSQLETNRANILQFLDFLKRSDILHLLKGITKGDSILTKPDKVYLENSNLIYALAHENPNIGTVRETFFMNQLSHSHFVSTPKNGDFMVDEKFTFEIGGKNKNADQIKDIKNAFVAADDIETGYENKIPLWLFGFLY, via the coding sequence ATGGAAAAGCTATATAGAACATTTGATCTCAAATTAAATGCTTCGAAAAGTAATTTCAGAAGATATCTGTATAATGATATTGATTGGAATGAACGACTGATTTCTCTTAAAGGTGCAAGAGGAGTTGGAAAAACAACCTTGTTACTACAGCATATCAAAGAAAACTTCAAAATCAATGAAGAAACCCTGTTTGTCAGTTTAGATGATGTTTATTTCACTGGAAACACGCTTATTGATTTAGCAGAAAATTTCTATACAAAAGGAGGTCGGCACTTATTTCTGGATGAAGTACACAAATATCCTACGTGGTCGAAAGAAATTAAAAATATTTACGACACTTATCCTGAGCTGAAAATAGTATTTACGGGATCATCAATACTTGAAATTTATAAAGGAGCAGCCGATTTAAGCAGACGTGCTGTTAGTTTTAAACTCAAAGGCCTTTCTTTTAGAGAATATCTCAAACTAAAATATAATATTTCATTTGACAAAATTGAGTTCAAAGAGATTATTGAAAATCATACAGAACTTACAGATATAATAACCAAAGAAATACATCCGCTAAAATATTTCAAGGGCTATTTAGAAAGTGGATATTATCCCTATTTTGTTGAAGGGGAAAAGTTTTACTCTCAGAAAGTAAACAACACGCTTAACCTTATATTAGAAACTGATCTTCCATCAGTTATTGGGTTAAGCTATACAAACATTTATAAGATTAAGAAACTACTATATATACTGTCAACAACAAGCCCATATAAGCCCAATATCACAAAACTCAGTTCACAGCTCGAAACAAACAGGGCTAACATACTTCAGTTTCTGGATTTTTTAAAAAGATCCGACATTTTGCATTTACTAAAAGGGATAACAAAAGGAGACAGTATTTTGACAAAGCCCGATAAAGTATATCTTGAGAATTCCAACCTGATATATGCTTTAGCTCATGAAAATCCAAATATTGGTACTGTTAGAGAAACATTTTTCATGAACCAGCTTTCACATTCACATTTTGTTTCAACTCCCAAAAATGGAGATTTCATGGTTGATGAAAAATTTACTTTTGAAATTGGAGGGAAAAACAAAAATGCAGATCAG